From Oreochromis aureus strain Israel breed Guangdong linkage group 4, ZZ_aureus, whole genome shotgun sequence, a single genomic window includes:
- the LOC116323279 gene encoding keratin, type I cytoskeletal 50 kDa-like: MATMMLSRSSIGGGFGSSRSSRSMSSFSVAGGGGSIRVSQAGRTFAAGAGGGLGGGAGAAFSAGGGGGFAAGAGGGFGAGFAAGGGFGGGFGGGAGMDDSVIGNEKFTMQNLNDRLANYLTKVASLEKANGELELKIKQFVETKAGPAARDYSTFYTTIAELHAKIQDAIIAKGTVMLSIDNARLASDDFRLKYENELGMRQSVEADIAGLKALLGEVDVAKTDLNMQIEALKDDLASMKKNHEEDLVSMRSQMSGQVNVEVDAAPQQDLNKVMEEIREHYETVAAKALKEAEGWFQAKSEVLTKEVAATEMTLKTSTVEVKEVKSQLQALEIELQSQLSMKMSLEAQLAEVQSSYGMKMEGFQMRVSSLEEQLVQLRADLERQGQEYQILLDIKTRLELEIAEYRRLLDGEGGGSSLSSSTSTTTKTVITKVVEETI, translated from the exons ATGGCTACCATGATGCTCTCACGAAGCTCCATCGGCGGAGGCTTTGGCAGCAGCCGTTCATCCAGAAGCATGAGCTCGTTCAGCGTTGCTGGAGGAGGCGGTAGTATCAGGGTCTCACAGGCCGGGAGAACCTTCGCCGCTGGCGCTGGTGGCGGCCTCGGCGGAGGAGCTGGTGCAGCTTTCagtgcaggtggaggtggaggattTGCTGCAGGTGCAGGTGGAGGATTTGGTGCAGGCTTTGCTGCAGGTGGAGGATTTGGGGGTGGCTTTGGCGGAGGAGCAGGGATGGACGACAGCGTCATCGGCAACGAGAAGTTCACCATGCAGAACCTCAACGACCGTCTCGCCAACTATCTCACCAAGGTGGCGTCGCTGGAGAAGGCAAACGGCGAGCTGGAGCTGAAGATCAAGCAGTTCGTGGAGACGAAGGCTGGCCCAGCCGCCAGGGACTACAGCACCTTCTACACCACCATTGCCGAGCTGCATGCCAAG ATCCAGGATGCCATCATCGCCAAAGGTACCGTCATGTTGAGCATCGACAATGCCCGGCTCGCATCAGACGACTTCAGGTTGAA GTACGAGAACGAGCTGGGGATGCGTCAGTCGGTCGAGGCCGACATCGCCGGGCTGAAGGCGTTGTTGGGAGAGGTGGACGTGGCCAAGACTGACCTGAACATGCAGATCGAAGCCCTGAAGGACGATCTGGCAAGCATGAAGAAGAACCACGAGGAG GACCTGGTGTCCATGCGCTCTCAGATGAGCGGTCAGGTGAATGTGGAGGTGGACGCTGCTCCTCAGCAGGACCTCAACAAAGTCATGGAGGAGATCAGAGAGCACTACGAAACTGTCGCCGCCAAAGCGCTCAAAGAAGCAGAGGGCTGGTTCCAGGCCAAG tCGGAGGTCCTCACCAAGGAGGTGGCAGCCACAGAAATGACACTGAAGACATCAACCGTGGAAGTGAAGGAAGTGAAGAGTCAGCTTCAGGCTCTGGAGATTGAGCTCCAGTCTCAGCTCAGCATG aaaatgtCCCTTGAAGCCCAGCTCGCCGAAGTCCAGAGCAGCTACGGCATGAAGATGGAAGGATTCCAGATGAGG gtgagcAGTCTGGAGGAGCAGCTGGTGCAGCTCAGAGCAGACCTGGAGAGGCAGGGACAGGAGTACCAGATTCTGCTGGACATCAAGACCAGACTAGAGCTGGAGATCGCCGAGTACAGGAGGCTGCTGGACGGAGAGGGAGGCGG ATCTTCGCTCTCTTCTTCTACCTccaccacaaccaaaacagtcaTCACCAAGGTTGTGGAGGAAACCATCTGA